From one Shewanella sp. GD04112 genomic stretch:
- the bamE gene encoding outer membrane protein assembly factor BamE, with protein MINKKQSLTLLSAIALSVSLSACSVFDWLIYKPDIPQGNYMEPQQVEKLRIDMTKEQAEYILGRPVLRDSFADDTWYYVYHYKSGRDASITHKELILHFTGNKLSLVKGDYELSPEFNTPLEQSKLPMANTAESAPLVPAQRPDEKPLVKENQTEAQVQKPIK; from the coding sequence ATGATCAATAAAAAGCAAAGTCTTACCCTGCTGAGTGCCATTGCGCTCTCAGTTTCGCTCAGTGCCTGTAGCGTGTTTGATTGGCTGATCTATAAGCCCGATATTCCGCAAGGCAACTACATGGAGCCGCAACAGGTTGAAAAGTTGCGTATCGACATGACCAAAGAGCAGGCCGAATACATTCTTGGTCGCCCAGTACTGCGTGACAGCTTTGCCGATGACACTTGGTATTATGTGTACCACTATAAGAGTGGCCGTGATGCGAGCATTACCCACAAAGAACTGATCCTGCACTTTACCGGTAACAAATTAAGCTTAGTGAAGGGCGACTATGAATTAAGCCCAGAGTTTAATACACCGCTTGAGCAGAGTAAGTTACCCATGGCCAACACAGCTGAGTCTGCGCCGCTCGTGCCAGCACAGCGCCCAGATGAAAAGCCATTAGTGAAAGAAAATCAAACCGAAGCGCAAGTTCAAAAACCAATCAAGTAA
- a CDS encoding RnfH family protein, whose product MTNEADKFVVDVIYALPTQQKVISVSVLPGTSAIDIVRQSNMVSFFPEIDLETVKLGVFSNVVKHDQVILPGQRVEIYRPLIADPKDVRRRRADKAKDEGRANKVTGGRGS is encoded by the coding sequence GTGACAAATGAAGCAGATAAGTTCGTCGTCGATGTTATTTATGCGCTGCCGACTCAGCAAAAGGTGATTTCGGTTAGCGTATTGCCCGGCACGAGCGCGATTGACATAGTGCGTCAGAGCAATATGGTAAGTTTTTTCCCTGAGATTGATTTAGAAACGGTAAAGCTTGGGGTGTTTAGCAATGTGGTTAAGCATGACCAAGTGATTTTACCGGGGCAGCGAGTGGAGATTTATCGCCCGCTGATCGCCGATCCTAAGGATGTGCGCCGTCGCCGTGCCGATAAGGCCAAGGATGAAGGTCGTGCCAACAAAGTGACCGGTGGACGGGGGTCTTAA
- the smpB gene encoding SsrA-binding protein SmpB — protein MVKKNSKKAAPATIARNKRATFEYRFEEKMEAGLSLMGWEVKSIRMGKVNLSDCYVFLKNGEAFMHGCTIIPLNTASTHVVCDPIRLKKLLLSRKELDKLAGLVERQGYSIIPISMYWRKGAWVKVEIGLGKGKKDHDKREDTKAREWQVEKARVMKKEKTRG, from the coding sequence ATGGTAAAGAAAAACTCAAAAAAAGCCGCGCCTGCGACGATCGCACGTAATAAGCGCGCAACCTTCGAATACCGTTTCGAAGAAAAAATGGAAGCAGGCCTGTCCCTCATGGGATGGGAAGTGAAGTCTATCCGCATGGGTAAAGTGAACCTATCGGACTGCTACGTTTTCTTAAAAAATGGCGAAGCCTTTATGCACGGCTGTACCATTATTCCGCTCAATACCGCCTCCACCCATGTGGTGTGCGACCCTATACGGCTCAAAAAATTACTGTTAAGTCGTAAAGAGTTAGACAAACTAGCAGGTTTAGTGGAACGTCAAGGCTACTCGATTATCCCTATCTCCATGTACTGGCGTAAAGGGGCTTGGGTCAAAGTAGAAATCGGCCTAGGTAAAGGTAAAAAAGACCACGACAAGCGTGAAGATACCAAAGCACGCGAGTGGCAAGTTGAAAAAGCCCGCGTAATGAAAAAGGAAAAAACGCGCGGATAA
- a CDS encoding GGDEF domain-containing protein, translating into MANSLDFDQALNELDVLLQSDLSAAQKKLAEYETAFSSLTPTQKGRLRIDRAISYIFVSEYAKALDDLHQAETLITSSELLASVYSYQATVYIGMRDYDKALSAVAKALALVVNIDDITIKRHSYLRIANIYSEMDAYSDMGLYANKVLQLAQETDVRDICHAKLLRAIYLLGVKSPDAFDAFEDSREYCDAKQFPLLATMSMKGKGMVLQERGDYLGARAILLLALKGYEAFQFQLEISHVHALLAENYFATGELVQAKSHAVKVLTFPDDNSYIEHKHIAYKVFAELMAADKQFEQAYEYSRKEQHYNQLIFDQSKMKTLAYQAAKFNADEQAREINLLNKERELYIAQQTVKEREYTNMLMFITILVGGLFFLAILLVVGNLQKRRFMRMARMDALTGVLNRGAGQDLGENLFVQAAARGGDFCVILFDLDHFKRINDSYGHGTGDWALKKVVEALKPHVRNGDVFARIGGEEFALFLPYANESKGMEVAEQCRSRIEAIDTHLSGHKFTITASFGVSGMTKEDLSLDPLLHRADMALYAAKSNGRNSVFCYEDALASDKRATNITSQLARQ; encoded by the coding sequence ATGGCTAACTCTCTCGATTTTGATCAGGCACTCAATGAGCTTGATGTATTACTGCAATCAGATCTTAGCGCTGCGCAGAAAAAACTGGCCGAATATGAGACCGCATTTAGCAGTTTAACCCCGACACAAAAAGGCAGACTAAGAATTGACAGAGCCATTAGTTATATTTTTGTCAGTGAATATGCCAAAGCGTTAGACGATCTGCATCAGGCCGAAACCTTAATCACAAGTTCTGAATTATTAGCATCGGTTTATAGCTATCAAGCCACGGTATATATAGGGATGCGCGACTATGACAAAGCTTTATCGGCTGTCGCCAAAGCATTAGCCCTAGTGGTGAATATCGATGATATTACGATTAAACGTCACTCCTATCTAAGAATTGCCAATATTTATTCTGAAATGGACGCTTATAGCGATATGGGCCTCTATGCCAATAAGGTGTTACAACTCGCTCAGGAAACCGATGTTCGCGATATTTGCCATGCCAAATTGCTGCGGGCGATTTACTTGCTCGGTGTAAAAAGTCCTGACGCCTTCGATGCCTTCGAAGATAGCCGTGAATATTGTGATGCGAAACAATTTCCCCTTTTGGCGACTATGTCGATGAAAGGCAAAGGGATGGTATTGCAGGAGCGAGGTGACTATTTAGGCGCGAGAGCGATTTTGCTATTAGCGTTAAAAGGGTATGAAGCTTTTCAATTTCAATTAGAAATCAGCCATGTGCATGCACTACTTGCCGAGAATTACTTTGCAACGGGTGAACTGGTGCAAGCAAAAAGTCACGCTGTTAAGGTGCTCACATTTCCCGATGATAATAGTTATATCGAACATAAGCATATTGCCTACAAAGTGTTTGCCGAGTTGATGGCGGCGGACAAACAATTTGAGCAAGCCTATGAATACTCCAGAAAAGAGCAACATTATAATCAACTAATTTTTGACCAATCTAAGATGAAAACCCTTGCTTATCAGGCGGCTAAGTTTAATGCCGATGAGCAGGCGCGTGAAATCAACTTGCTGAATAAAGAGCGTGAACTTTACATCGCTCAGCAAACGGTAAAAGAACGTGAATACACTAATATGCTGATGTTTATCACGATATTAGTGGGCGGGCTGTTTTTCCTCGCGATTTTGTTAGTCGTGGGCAATTTGCAAAAACGGCGTTTTATGCGCATGGCCAGAATGGATGCTTTGACGGGCGTGCTTAACCGTGGTGCAGGGCAAGACCTGGGTGAAAATCTGTTTGTGCAAGCCGCTGCCCGAGGGGGCGATTTTTGCGTGATTTTATTCGACTTAGACCATTTTAAACGGATTAATGATTCCTACGGCCATGGTACGGGTGACTGGGCGCTGAAAAAAGTCGTTGAGGCGTTAAAACCCCATGTGCGCAATGGTGATGTGTTTGCTCGGATTGGCGGTGAGGAATTTGCACTATTCTTGCCTTACGCCAATGAATCTAAGGGGATGGAAGTTGCCGAACAATGCCGAAGCCGAATTGAAGCCATTGATACGCATCTGTCGGGGCATAAATTTACTATCACCGCGAGCTTTGGGGTTAGCGGTATGACAAAAGAAGACTTAAGCCTAGACCCTCTACTACACCGTGCCGATATGGCACTGTATGCCGCAAAATCGAATGGTCGTAACAGTGTATTCTGTTATGAGGACGCTTTAGCCTCCGATAAACGCGCCACCAATATTACCAGCCAGTTGGCAAGGCAGTAG
- a CDS encoding type II toxin-antitoxin system RatA family toxin, producing the protein MPQISRSVLVRFSAMQMYDLVNDVESYKEFLPGCVGGKVLEFDGKTMVASVDVSKAGIRKTFTTRNQVVPGKSIELRLENGPFKHLFGQWRFTELTEDACKVEFDLNFEFSSSLVDMAFGKVFNDLMVSMVTAFTSRAKVIYSDK; encoded by the coding sequence ATGCCGCAAATTTCTCGAAGTGTGTTAGTTCGTTTTAGTGCGATGCAAATGTATGATTTAGTCAATGATGTTGAGTCGTACAAAGAGTTTTTACCCGGTTGTGTTGGCGGTAAAGTGCTTGAGTTTGATGGTAAAACCATGGTGGCCTCGGTCGATGTGAGTAAGGCGGGGATCCGTAAGACCTTTACCACGCGCAATCAGGTGGTGCCGGGAAAGAGTATCGAGTTAAGACTTGAAAATGGGCCTTTTAAACACTTATTCGGCCAGTGGCGTTTTACCGAGTTGACGGAAGATGCCTGTAAGGTGGAGTTTGACTTAAATTTCGAGTTTTCCAGCTCATTGGTCGATATGGCTTTTGGTAAAGTGTTTAATGATCTTATGGTGTCTATGGTGACGGCATTTACCAGCCGTGCTAAGGTAATTTACAGTGACAAATGA
- a CDS encoding monovalent cation:proton antiporter-2 (CPA2) family protein, with translation MEESSLLTSVLLFLLAAVIFVPLGKRFGAGPILSYLAAGVILGPGGMALVSDPAAVLHFAELGVVLMLFVLGLELNPSKLWELRSAIFGLGSGQLLLSWAAIGGLAWGFGLSIEAALVVGAALSLSSTAFAVQLMSEHRLLTTPLGRDAFGVLLMQDLAVIPMLLLTAYLAPNSAQIEHHAVPWYWTCVALVGFVLVGKYLLPRLLKLVASSGVREVLTAFALLLVMGSAELMEWLGLSAGMGAFLAGIMLANSSYRHQLETDIEPFKGLLLGLFFMAVGMSMDLKLFLTDPLLILAILLGMLLIKTLVLMLLGRLRHHTWRPSIALGLILAEGGEFAFVLLSQAQLSSIVDDKIAQILVLAIGLSMAVTPMIFTLFRATKPKVVDTRLPDTINVTESEVVIAGFGRVGQITGRILASSGIPFVALDKDASHVDVIRKYGGEVYFGDARRLDMLMSAGIARSRLLLLAVDNVEDSIEIAQQVKTHFPHINIVARARDRNHAYRLMSLGVTDVFRETFGSALSASEKILQGLGLSQVQANERVKIFAEHDKKLVIASAAHQHDLAKLIDLSTKGKAELESLMRGDRENVS, from the coding sequence ATGGAAGAGTCGAGTCTGCTCACTTCTGTACTGTTATTTTTATTGGCCGCGGTGATTTTTGTACCCTTGGGCAAACGTTTTGGCGCAGGACCGATTCTGTCTTATCTCGCTGCTGGGGTGATTTTAGGCCCAGGAGGCATGGCGCTGGTGTCTGATCCCGCAGCCGTGCTGCATTTTGCCGAGCTGGGTGTGGTGTTGATGCTGTTTGTGCTCGGGCTTGAACTCAATCCGAGCAAGTTATGGGAACTGCGCAGCGCCATCTTTGGTCTCGGCAGTGGTCAGTTACTCCTTTCTTGGGCGGCAATTGGCGGTTTAGCTTGGGGATTTGGCTTATCCATTGAGGCAGCATTAGTGGTGGGCGCGGCGTTATCCTTGTCATCGACGGCTTTTGCGGTGCAGTTGATGAGCGAACATAGACTACTGACCACTCCGCTGGGTCGCGATGCCTTTGGGGTGTTGTTAATGCAAGACCTCGCCGTGATCCCCATGTTGCTATTAACCGCTTACCTTGCGCCTAATTCGGCCCAGATTGAGCACCATGCGGTGCCTTGGTATTGGACCTGTGTGGCATTAGTGGGCTTTGTGTTGGTGGGCAAATATCTGTTGCCGCGGTTACTTAAACTCGTTGCCAGCAGCGGGGTTCGTGAAGTGTTAACCGCCTTTGCACTATTGCTGGTGATGGGCAGCGCCGAATTGATGGAGTGGCTGGGGCTATCGGCGGGTATGGGGGCGTTTTTAGCCGGAATTATGCTGGCGAACTCCAGCTACCGACATCAGCTCGAAACCGATATCGAACCTTTTAAGGGATTACTGCTTGGGCTTTTTTTTATGGCGGTCGGCATGAGTATGGATCTCAAGCTGTTTTTAACCGATCCCTTACTTATCCTCGCGATTTTACTGGGCATGTTACTGATTAAGACCCTAGTGCTGATGCTGCTTGGCCGTTTACGACACCATACATGGCGCCCGAGTATTGCCCTAGGCCTTATCTTGGCCGAGGGGGGGGAGTTTGCCTTTGTGCTGCTGTCACAGGCGCAATTATCCAGCATAGTTGATGATAAAATCGCCCAAATCTTAGTGCTCGCCATTGGTTTATCCATGGCAGTCACGCCGATGATTTTCACACTATTTAGAGCCACTAAACCTAAGGTGGTGGATACACGTTTGCCCGATACCATTAATGTGACTGAGTCTGAGGTGGTGATCGCCGGATTTGGACGAGTAGGGCAGATCACTGGGAGGATTTTAGCGTCATCGGGCATTCCGTTTGTGGCCTTAGATAAGGATGCCAGCCATGTGGATGTGATCCGCAAATACGGTGGTGAGGTCTATTTTGGCGATGCCAGACGCTTAGATATGTTGATGTCGGCCGGGATTGCGCGCTCGCGCTTGTTGCTGCTGGCCGTTGATAATGTTGAGGATTCGATTGAAATTGCCCAGCAGGTGAAAACCCATTTCCCCCATATCAATATTGTCGCTCGGGCGCGTGACCGTAACCATGCCTATCGATTAATGAGCCTTGGGGTGACCGATGTGTTCCGTGAAACCTTTGGTTCGGCTTTGTCTGCCAGTGAGAAGATTTTGCAGGGCTTAGGCTTATCACAGGTACAAGCCAATGAAAGGGTGAAGATTTTTGCCGAGCACGATAAAAAGCTGGTGATCGCCAGTGCAGCCCATCAACATGATTTAGCCAAGCTGATTGATTTATCCACTAAGGGGAAAGCCGAGTTGGAGTCGCTGATGCGTGGTGACCGGGAAAACGTCAGTTAA
- a CDS encoding SAM-dependent methyltransferase, protein MGSLVCVGTGLQLAGQISVLSRSYIEHADIVFSLLPDGFSQRWLTKINSNVINLQQFYAQNGEVKNRRDTYEQMVNAILDAVRAGKKTVCALYGHPGVFACVSHMAITCAKAEGFSAKMEPGISAEACLWADLGIDPGNSGHQSFEASQFMFFNHVPDPTTHLLLWQIAIAGEHTLTQFHTSSDRLQILVEQLNQWYPLDHEVVIYEAANLPIQAPRIERLPLANLPQAHLTPISTLLIPPAKKLEYNYAILAKLGIGPEDLG, encoded by the coding sequence TTGGGATCACTCGTTTGTGTGGGTACGGGGTTACAGCTCGCGGGGCAAATTAGCGTATTAAGCCGCAGCTATATTGAACATGCCGATATTGTATTTTCACTCTTACCCGACGGTTTTTCGCAGCGTTGGTTGACGAAAATCAACTCCAATGTCATCAATTTGCAGCAGTTTTATGCGCAAAATGGTGAAGTTAAAAATCGTCGAGACACCTACGAACAAATGGTCAATGCCATTCTAGATGCGGTGAGAGCGGGTAAAAAAACCGTGTGTGCACTCTATGGTCATCCGGGCGTGTTTGCCTGTGTATCCCATATGGCGATAACTTGCGCCAAGGCAGAAGGTTTTTCGGCCAAGATGGAGCCGGGGATTTCGGCCGAAGCTTGCCTGTGGGCCGACTTAGGGATTGACCCTGGCAACTCCGGGCATCAAAGCTTTGAAGCCAGCCAGTTTATGTTTTTCAACCATGTGCCCGATCCCACCACCCACTTATTACTCTGGCAAATTGCGATTGCGGGCGAACATACCCTAACCCAATTTCATACCTCGAGTGATAGGTTGCAGATCCTCGTGGAGCAGTTGAACCAATGGTATCCCCTCGACCATGAGGTGGTCATTTACGAAGCGGCCAATTTGCCAATCCAAGCCCCGCGTATCGAGCGTTTACCTTTAGCGAATTTACCCCAAGCACACTTAACGCCGATTAGTACGTTGTTAATTCCGCCAGCAAAAAAGCTAGAGTACAACTATGCTATTTTGGCTAAGTTAGGGATCGGTCCCGAAGATTTGGGCTAA